The Candidatus Zixiibacteriota bacterium genomic interval TGCCGACTAATGTGAAGGCAACCGACCGGACACTTGAGAATGAGCGATATGTTGTGACGCTCAACGATGACGGCGATGTCTCATCGTTATTTGACAAGAACCTAAAGAAGGAATTGCTCACAGCGCCCATCCAATTCCAACTCCTAAGGGACAAGCCGAAAAGATGGCCGGCATGGGAGATCGATTACGAGGATATCATAGCGCCACCGCGAGCGTTTGTCGGCGGACCGGCGCAGATTCGTGTGCTTGAGAGCGGCCCGGCACGGGTGGCGCTGGAAGTTATGCGTAAGACAGATAAGTCATCATTCCGGACAGTGATCTCATTGGTGTCGGGCGGCAATATCGTGCAGCTTGACAACGAGGTCGATTGGTACGAACCGGAGACACTCTTAAAGGTCGCATTCACGTTGGCCTGTGCGAATGACAGCGTTACATATGATCTTGGACTCGGAACGATCAAACGCGGGCTCAATCACGAGAAGCTGTACGAGGTGCCGGGGCATCAGTGGGCGGATATGACAGCCCAGGACGGATCGTACGGTGTAGCGGTGCTCAATGACTGCAAGTATGGATGGGATCATCCCGATGCCGGTACGTTGCGCTTGACGCTCATCCACACGCCGGGCGTGTACGATAGTTGGTCGTGGGTAGGGGATCAGAGTTCGCAGGATGTGGGGCATCACGAATTCAGCTTCGCGATTCAATCGCACTCCGGTGATTGGCAGCGGGGCGGGGCGGCATTGGAGGCGGTCAAGCTCAATCAGCCGGTTAGTGTGTGGCAGACGGACCGGCATGCAGGTACGTTGGGACGGTTGTTCTCGCTGTTCCAATTGCCAATGATCACTGAAAAATCGGTTCGTACTCCTGATGGGCAATCACCTTTCTCCAAGAGTTATGAATATGGTGTTCTGGTTGAGGCCGGAAATCTTATCATGAATATTCCAGCAGACCGCAGACCGGGGCTCGATATCAGTTACATGACACCGCAATTTATGCTAACAGCGATGAAGCTATCTGAAAATACAGATGACGTCATTATCCGGCTGCGCAATCTGGTTCTCGCTCCGGCGGATTCGGTGCCCATACGATTCGGCCGGACAATCTCCTCGGCCACCGAAGTGAATGGTCAGGAAGAGTCAAAGGGAACGGCTCACTTCAGCGACACGATTCTCAAAGTAGCTGTAGGCCCATACCAGCCAAAGTCGTACGCTGTTAGGATGGTTGAGACCGCGCATGTACCGGTTGAGATAATATCACAATCGGTCAGCTTGCCCTTCGACCTTGATGGTATCAGCACTGATGCCGACCGAAGGGACGGCAATTTCGATGGTCACGGAAACAGTATCTCCGGCGACCTGCTGCCTGACACGCTGATTCATCTGAATATCCCGTATGTATTCGGTCCTAAAGTGAGCGGAGCGAAGAACGTTGTCAGTTGCACTGGACAGAAGATTACGCTGCCGCTCGGCGGGTATCAGGAGCTGTGCGTTCTCGCCGCATCTGTCGGTGGGCCGGCGGAAGGAACGTTTGTGATTGGCAAGGACTCAGTTCGCGTCTGGGTGCAGGACTGGGCGGAGCCGATTGGACAATGGAACAACCGATTGGTGGCCGGTAATCTGGTCACTGAGCCGGAACAGATTGCGCCGGGCTATATCAACCGTCAGCCGGTGGCTTGGTACGGCTCCCACCGGCACACTGCGGCAGGCGAGAACGAAGCGTACCGATTCAGCTATCTGTATCTGCTGACGTTCGATTTGCCGCCGGCGACCAAGTCGATCACACTCCCAAACAATCCGCGAATCAAGGTGCTGGCTGCGACCGTGGCGAAGAAACCGTATGAGGATGTCCGCGCGGCGACACCGCTCTATGACGTCACTAACTCCACACTGGCGAGGATTGTAGTAGACAGCACGAGTTTCCTTGGTCAGGCTACAATTACGATGTCATCGCCTGTACCCGGCTCGGTCGTGCATTACACTCTTGATGGCAGCGATCCGACTGCTGAATCGCCGGTGTATGTTGAGCCGATTAGGGTGAATGCCACCACGGCAATCAAAGCGCGGGCGATCAAAGATGGCGCGGATGACCACCATGTGGCATCGGTGACGGTGCACCAGTTGACGGCACGTGGGTCCTCGACATTAGTTAGTCCGGCCTACGGATTGAACTGCTCTTACTATGAAGGGGAGTGGAGCAAGCTGCCGAATTTCGATTCGCTGACGGCAGTGAGAGAAGTGGTTATGCCGGTGGTCGCAATTCCGCCCTTTGCCCGCAAGGAGTTGTATGGACTGGTGTTCACCGGATATATAAATATCCCCAAGGACGGAGTGTATGAATTCGCCATCAGTTCCGATGACGGCAGCCATTTGATAATCGGCGACACGCTATTGATCGACAACGACGGTCTGCATGGTGCCGGCGATGTTACGGGGTTGATCGCACTCAAGGCGGGCCCGCATAAGTTCGCCGTGAGGATGTTTCAGGCGAAAGGGGATCAGGACCTGGCGGTGTCGATCACCGGCCCGGGTTTAC includes:
- a CDS encoding glycoside hydrolase family 38 C-terminal domain-containing protein, encoding MKRMIVVVALMTAACFGAAFAQAPTEEKAKKLYVVGTSHLDTQWRWTIQNSINEYIPSTFRDNFKLLELFPKYVFSFEGAFRYSLFKEYFPEEYAKVKPYIEAGRWRVTGSWWDAVDVNVPSFESLVRQTLYGNGYFKREFGKTSRDIFLPDCFGFGYALPSIARHCGLESFSTQKLTWGSAYGVPFDIGKWQGVDGSTIFAGIRPGDYVAKIGGDLSRDTLWDGRITRQGDSTGLYGAYMYFGTGDIGGAPESLSVAWLQKSVESDGPIEVKSVGADDLIGLANSCDTSRLPRYNGEFLMTRHGVGCYTSQAAMKRWNRKNEQLGDAAERASVIAYLVAGLPYPREELRDTWQRFLWHQFHDDLTGTSIPQAYEFSWSDEVLCQNRFAQILENAVAATAVQLVTQVKGTPLVLFNPLSIDRADVVEATIAFPEGAPKSVKVFTDRKSEVPSQVVTRWPESLKVVFQSIVPSVGYAVYDVQGSKKPSALPTNVKATDRTLENERYVVTLNDDGDVSSLFDKNLKKELLTAPIQFQLLRDKPKRWPAWEIDYEDIIAPPRAFVGGPAQIRVLESGPARVALEVMRKTDKSSFRTVISLVSGGNIVQLDNEVDWYEPETLLKVAFTLACANDSVTYDLGLGTIKRGLNHEKLYEVPGHQWADMTAQDGSYGVAVLNDCKYGWDHPDAGTLRLTLIHTPGVYDSWSWVGDQSSQDVGHHEFSFAIQSHSGDWQRGGAALEAVKLNQPVSVWQTDRHAGTLGRLFSLFQLPMITEKSVRTPDGQSPFSKSYEYGVLVEAGNLIMNIPADRRPGLDISYMTPQFMLTAMKLSENTDDVIIRLRNLVLAPADSVPIRFGRTISSATEVNGQEESKGTAHFSDTILKVAVGPYQPKSYAVRMVETAHVPVEIISQSVSLPFDLDGISTDADRRDGNFDGHGNSISGDLLPDTLIHLNIPYVFGPKVSGAKNVVSCTGQKITLPLGGYQELCVLAASVGGPAEGTFVIGKDSVRVWVQDWAEPIGQWNNRLVAGNLVTEPEQIAPGYINRQPVAWYGSHRHTAAGENEAYRFSYLYLLTFDLPPATKSITLPNNPRIKVLAATVAKKPYEDVRAATPLYDVTNSTLARIVVDSTSFLGQATITMSSPVPGSVVHYTLDGSDPTAESPVYVEPIRVNATTAIKARAIKDGADDHHVASVTVHQLTARGSSTLVSPAYGLNCSYYEGEWSKLPNFDSLTAVREVVMPVVAIPPFARKELYGLVFTGYINIPKDGVYEFAISSDDGSHLIIGDTLLIDNDGLHGAGDVTGLIALKAGPHKFAVRMFQAKGDQDLAVSITGPGLQKQKLNKEMLWHGGKPTRK